AATGAAGGCGAAGCAAGTTTCAAAGGAATGGTATTCCTAGACTATTTCTTTAGTCGTTTGTACCAAGTAGAAAGTCAAAATCAAGGACGTGCGCGCATCGCTTATTATGGAGATTCCATGACAGACGGGGATATGATTGTACAAGACTTGAGAAAGAATTACCAAGATAAATACGGTGGTTCTGGGGTTGGTTTTATACAAATTACATCCGAATCCGCTCAGTCTAGAGGGTCAGTAACCCACAAATATTCTCCAAACTGGAAAGTACAATCGTATTTGAATGTGAAAAATCCACGCAAACCTTTTGGTATTGGCGGACAAGTGTTTTTCATAAAAGATACGATAAAACCTACATGGGTAAGCTATCAAGCAGGGAATATTCGAAATATGACTACTTTGAATAATCCGACCTTGTATTACGGTCGATCAACGAATACCGAAGGTACTGTTGAAGTGATTATGCAAAAAGATACACTTAGAAAATCATTACAAGCAGTTGCAGCTTTGAATAAATTGAAATTGACAGGTGGAGGTTCAATCAAACAACTGAAATTACAATTCCTTCACGCAGATTCAATTCCTTTGTATGGAATAGATGTGAGTAGTCCAACAGGTGTACAAGTGGATAATTTCTCAAGCCGTGGAAACTCTGGATTACCTTTGTCTTTATTCAATGTATCAGTCATGCAAAAATTCCAAAAAGAATTGGATTATAGTTTGATTATCTTACATTATGGAACCAATGTATTGAATTATGGTTCTTATAATTACAGCTGGTATACCAAACAGATGAATAAAGTCGTTAGTCATTTAAGACAATGTTTTCCAAAGGCTTCCATTTTAGTTATTTCTACCGCAGATAAAGCGACAAAGTATAATTTAACGATGGAAACGGATTCAGCTGTAACGCCATTGATGCGTGCACAACGCAAGTATGCCATGGAGTCTAAAACAGGATTCTTCAATTTATATGAAGCCATGGGCGGTAAAGGTTCGATGGTGCAGTGGGTAGAAGAGTCGCCTGCAAAAGCGAATAAAGATTATACACACTTCAATTTTAGAGGTGCGCAAACGGTATCTACTCTAATTTTTAAGCAGTTAGAAGAAGGTTATGCTGCTTATAAAAAAGAAAAAGGAGGAGAGCCCGTACAACGAAGAGGAGTTAAAGAAAAAGAAGATTCCTTACAAAAAAAGAAAGTTCAAAAAGAAATAGATACGGTGTCCAATGATGAAATGGAGTAAAATTGTGGTGGCTCTGCTGCTAGTAAATACTAGTGTTTGGGCGCAAGAACAACCCAAAGATCAAACGATTCTAGATGCAGCTAGTGTACAAGATACGCTAAATGAGCCCTATAAAAATATGATTTATTACCCAGAGCAATTGAAGCACTTTTTCACAAGCTTGAAAGAATTAAGCGAAGGTAAGAGAAAGAAAGTCAATATTGTTCACATTGGTGATTCGCATATTCAGGCTGATTT
The window above is part of the Myroides odoratus DSM 2801 genome. Proteins encoded here:
- a CDS encoding SGNH/GDSL hydrolase family protein, which gives rise to MIQSLAIVILASGFFLFFKANLPRKIFSEEKPATTNVVIDSLLLEAIEEEKIAEKEEKTTTTDTDQEEGAVLVIQEEDLFSNEGEASFKGMVFLDYFFSRLYQVESQNQGRARIAYYGDSMTDGDMIVQDLRKNYQDKYGGSGVGFIQITSESAQSRGSVTHKYSPNWKVQSYLNVKNPRKPFGIGGQVFFIKDTIKPTWVSYQAGNIRNMTTLNNPTLYYGRSTNTEGTVEVIMQKDTLRKSLQAVAALNKLKLTGGGSIKQLKLQFLHADSIPLYGIDVSSPTGVQVDNFSSRGNSGLPLSLFNVSVMQKFQKELDYSLIILHYGTNVLNYGSYNYSWYTKQMNKVVSHLRQCFPKASILVISTADKATKYNLTMETDSAVTPLMRAQRKYAMESKTGFFNLYEAMGGKGSMVQWVEESPAKANKDYTHFNFRGAQTVSTLIFKQLEEGYAAYKKEKGGEPVQRRGVKEKEDSLQKKKVQKEIDTVSNDEME